The following DNA comes from Labrus mixtus chromosome 8, fLabMix1.1, whole genome shotgun sequence.
cttcctctttgtctgttttatgtTCCTTTAGATCgactgttttgcattttaaaaaattgtccCCAAAGTGTTTCAATGTACCTTGCTGATGTGAATGTGGTCATGCTAACCTTCTTTCACCCTTTCATGGTCTACACGGTCAGCTCCCAAAACTGAGTTCTGTCTCTTTGGCTCCCTGTGCAGCTTGAATATCTACCTAAACAATCACGGAGGCGGCTTTTAAGCACCTTAAAGTTTACTCTAACTTTACTGCCATGTTACTAACTGCATACAGAAACCAGTCTGAAGTTGAATCcatgtttattattttctcaGCGGGCTCCTCAGAGACCAGCTGCTGAGGCCTGCTCGGACCGAATTACACCGTCACCAGTTCAGGTAGTTTGTACAACAACATATGTACAGCCagataaaatatcaaaacatgaaCCTTAGACCAACATTCATAATCCTTaagtaaccttttttttttaacattccagctatcttttcaaaataaacctcGACCCAACCTGTACTCCGACTGCGGACACGTATCACAACACGATCTGTTGACACTCTGAGATATGAACTTCTGAAGATGAATTTTTCTTAGTGCATTCAAAATACAGATTCTcacattgttgttttaatgtatttgtggTATTGTCAGCAGGAAGTAACCTGACCCTGAATAAGAGCTGATAAGTAACCAGTTTATATCCTGATGAGTTTTGGTGTCGGAGCGGAGACCCATCCCAAGACCATCTTCTGTTTTAATTCACTCCTGAAATAAAGATCTTCTTCATCGATGCCAGCTGATCACACCCTTTCTCCAATGTCCTTCCTCCTCACTGACATGTCGTCTGATCTACTTCCCTATCCGGGTGGCGCCGGCCTCCTCCACAGGCCCCTCCCTCTTGGATTCCATGGCTACCTCAGTGTAGGCGACCCCCGGGAGCTCCTCTGGCTCTGCGCTTTGGGCCTCGGCCTCGGCCCCGGCCTCTGCGCCCTCCTGGCCCTCAGCGACGGCTCTCTCCTTCTTCAGCTTGATGCGGAAGGTCTCTTTGTTCGGAGCCTTCTTGGCGATGTTTTCCTTCAACCGCTCGCCGGACTGTTTCAGTCGCTCGCCGGCTTGGTGCATCTTGTCCCTGCGCTCTTGCGGCATCACCTTATCTCCCAGGTTGTGGAACTTGGTGCCCAGGCTGTCTTTGGTCTTGTTCATCTTCTCCTTGGAGAAGGCGGCCTTCAGGGTCTCCGTGCTCTTTGCGACTGATTTCTTAATGCGTGCGGCTCTCGACGGGTCGGCCTCGTCCAAGCTCAGGTACTCCTCGTCGGAGGAGAGGTCAACAGGGATGTCATACAAGTCAGGCTCGATCTCCAGCCCGTCCAGGCCGGTTCCTTTGGGAGACTTTGTGACGGCGACTGATGGGATCTCCGTCTCACCCTACGGAGAAAAAAGGTCaggaaaacagcttttaaaactTGAATTGAGAATCAAGCAGTGTGACAGTAAACCATCAGAGAACTGGaaaaattaacatttacatTCCTGGTTTCTTTACGCTGCTCTGAACAATGCTGCAGACCAACACTCCCTGCAGCCTCACGGTGAACCAATGACAGGAAGTAGACCGAGTTCTTAGCATCATTATGTTGAAAAAGACATCGATGTCTGTGAAGATTAAATCCCAAATATCAGTATGTTAAACGTGTGTTTTGGTTAGAGGAAGAACAGCTCCACTATCCGAGCATCAACTCACCAGAACAAGATTGCAGGAAtgatttggcttcacttttctaCATATAGGAGGTGGAGACCTGTCGTCCATctttacacacagacagtcaatGATCAAGACTCACAGAGATGAAACTAATACCCATCTTCTCATCTGTCTCCTCTATCCATAAGAGAttaatttctgtgttttatcGTCGATGCACGTCCACATAGAAATAATGTGATATTCCTTTGAGAGGCTCCATCATTTAGAGCTGACCTGCAGCCTCTTGTCTACAGGACACAGGCTCCTCCATGAGATCGAGTTTGTCTATTTTTACCGATGAGGAGTAACTGAGACTCACTGAGACAGGAAGCCGCTGGCAGGAACAACACCTGTAATTCAAGATGGAGGCTAATAATAATGACGCCATCTGATTTCAGCAGAGAAGGGAAGAATGTTGCTCCG
Coding sequences within:
- the cavin4a gene encoding caveolae-associated protein 4a, producing MDQHKYRTAGVQEKLEIVGVEDADGNPISALTILSLLERVAGIIDNVQSCQQRMEDRQLELENNIKTIQGDVLKLAKDHNETSGTVEKLLQKTRKVSANVKEVRSRVEKQNVRVKKVETTQDELLTRNKFRVVIYQGETEIPSVAVTKSPKGTGLDGLEIEPDLYDIPVDLSSDEEYLSLDEADPSRAARIKKSVAKSTETLKAAFSKEKMNKTKDSLGTKFHNLGDKVMPQERRDKMHQAGERLKQSGERLKENIAKKAPNKETFRIKLKKERAVAEGQEGAEAGAEAEAQSAEPEELPGVAYTEVAMESKREGPVEEAGATRIGK